In Parus major isolate Abel chromosome 3, Parus_major1.1, whole genome shotgun sequence, the following are encoded in one genomic region:
- the PSME4 gene encoding proteasome activator complex subunit 4 isoform X2, translated as MARPPQKEIVYNKLLPYGERLEAEAARFLEHIKGNLARAVQLQELWPGGLFWTRKLSTYIRLYGRKFSREDHVLFIKLLYELVTIPKLEISMMQGFARLLINLLKKKELLSRDDLELPWRPLYEMLERILYSKTEHLGLNWFPNSVESVLKTLVKSCRPYFPEDATAEMLDEWRPLMCPFDVTMQKAITYFELFLPTTLPPELHHKGFKLWFDEFIGLWVSVQNLPQWEGHLVNLFARLATDNIGYIDWDPYVPKIFTRILRSLNLPVGSNQVVVPRFLTNAYDVGHAVMWITAMMGGPSKLVQKHLSGLFNGIASFYHPSNNGRWLNKLMKLLQRLPSGVVRRLHRERYKKATWLTPVPESHKLTDQDVTDFVQCIIQPVLLAMFSKTGSLEAAQALQNLALMRPELVIPPVLEKTYPALETLTEPHQLTATLSCVIGVARSLVSGGKWFPEGPTHMLPLLMRALPGVDPNDFSKCMITFQFIATFSTLVPLVDCSSVLQERDDLSEVERELCSASAEFEDFVLQFMDRCFGLIESSTLEQTREETETEKMTHLESLVELGLSSTFSTILTQCSKDIFKVALEKVFNFAVSNIFETRVAGRMVADMCRAAVKCRPEESLKLFVPHCCNVITHLTGNDDVLHDEELDKELLWNLQLLSEITRVDGKKLLLYREQFGKILQRTLHLTCKQGYILSCNLLHHLLRSATLIYPTEYCSVPGGFDKPLSEYFPIKDWGKPGDLWNLDIQWHVPSSEEINFAFYLLDTFLQPELTRLELYALGELEMSRDDVQQCLAIVHNCLIGSGNILPPLKGERVAHLVPSLVSLEETKLYTGVDYDLSRENYRETIARVTRKLLHYILDNSEDDTKSLFLIIKIISDVLQFQGSHKHEFDSRWKSFNLVKKSMENRLQGKKQHIRALLIDRVMLQHELRTLTMEGCEYKTSHQEMIRDLLCLSTSSYGQVRSKAQQAFFTALGTYNFCCRDIIPLVLEFLRPDRQDVTQKQFKGALYCLLGNHSGVCLANLHDWDCIAQTWPAIVSSGLSKAMSLEKPSIVRLFDDLAEKIHRQYETIGLDFAVPEKCMEVAVLLQKSGQESSEFPALGSEEIQLGIQRQKEKNAEAVRNYENLVNMLLDCVEQRNLPWKFEHISIGFLSLLLRDDRILPARAIKFFVQCLNHDAIVVRKVAISAVAGILKQLKRTHKKVPICPYEISGSLKPSSIQAGDRADNQWLHYNSQSLPKTKEAWESCCFVEKTHWGYYTWPQTMTVYAPVEQQPKLGRRRDELTEAEQIIYDHFSDPKFVEQLIKFLSLEDRKGKDKFNPRRFCLFKGLFRNFDDAFLPVLQPHLEQLVADSHESTQRCLAEIIAGLIRGSKHWTFEKVEKLWKLLCPLLRTALSNITVETYNDWGTCIATSCESRDPRKLHWLFELLLESPLSGEGGSFVDACRLYVLQGGLAQQEWRVPELLHRLLKYLEPKLTQVYKNVRERIGSVLTYIFMIDVSLPNTAATKSPRVHEFTTRILENLKPLMEADEEIQNHVMEENGVGEQDERTQGIKLLKTILKWLMASAGRSFSTAVTEQLQLLPLFFKIAPVENDNSYDELKRDAKMCLSLMSQGLLYPQQVPLVLQVLKQTARSNSWHARYTILTYLQTMVFYNLFIFLNNSEAVNDIRWLVIKLLEDEQLEVREMAATTLSGLLQCNFLTMDGPMQTHFEQLCKMRLPKKRKRDLASVGDTIPSGDLVKRHAGVLGLSACILSSPYDVPTWMPQLLMDLSAHLNDPQPIEMTVKKTLSNFRRTHHDNWQEHKQQFTDDQLLVLTDLLVSPCYYA; from the exons GTATTTCCCAGAAGATGCCACTGCAGAAATGCTGGATGAGTGGAGGCCTTTGATGTGTCCCTTTGATGTGACCATGCAGAAGGCCATTACCTACTTTGAGCTCTTCCTGCCCACCACCCTGCCCCCTGAACTTCACCACAAGGGTTTCAA gcTTTGGTTTGATGAATTTATAGGCCTTTGGGTGTCGGTTCAAAATCTTCCCCAGTGGGAAGGA caTCTAGTCAATCTATTTGCTCGCTTGGCCACTGACAACATTGGGTACATAGACTGGGATCCATATGTACCAAAG ATTTTTACTAGGATTTTGAGGAGTTTAAATCTGCCAGTGGGAAGCAACCAAGTTGTTGTTCCAAGATTCTTAACAAATGCTTACGATGTAGGACATGCAGTCATGTGGATCACAGCCATGATG GGTGGCCCAAGTAAGCTGGTGCAGAAGCACTTGTCTGGCTTGTTCAATGGCATTGCCTCCTTTTACCATCCCTCAAATAACGGGCGCTGGCTG AACAAACTGATGAAGCTGCTCCAGAGGTTGCCCAGTGGTGTGGTGAGGAGGCTGCACCGCGAGCGCTACAAGAAGGCGACCTGGTTAACTCCTGTCCCTGAGAGCCACAAGCTCACGGACCAGGACGTGACAGACTTCGTGCAATGCATCATCCAGCCTGTTCTCCTGGCAATGTTCAGCAAAACTGGAAGCCTGGAGGCTGCCCAAGCCCTGCAGAACCTTGCACTGATGCGTCCTGAATTAGTAATTCCACCTGTACTTGAGAA AACATATCCTGCACTTGAGACCCTGACAGAGCCTCATCAGCTGACAGCCACCCTGAGCTGTGTCATTGGGGTGGCTCGGAGCCTGGTGTCCGGGGGAAAGTGGTTTCCTGAGGGTCCCACACACATGCTACCTCTGCTGATGAGAGCCTTGCCTGGGGTGGACCCCAATGACTTCAGCAAGTGTATG ATTACATTCCAGTTCATTGCAACATTTTCTACTCTGGTGCCTTTAGTAGATTGTTCATCTGTATTGCAAGAAAGAGATGATCTTTCAGAG GTGGAGAGAGAATTGTGCTCTGCATCTGCTGAATTTGAGGATTTTGTGCTGCAGTTTATGGATAG ATGTTTTGGACTTATAGAGAGCAGCACATTAGAACAAACCAGAGAGGAgactgaaacagagaaaatgactCATTTGGAGAGTCTGGTGGAACTGGGTCTCTCTTCTACTTTCAGTACAATCCTTACCCAGTGTTCAAAGGATATCTTTAAG GTTGCCTTGGAGAAGGTTTTTAACTTTGCtgtttcaaatatatttgaGACAAGAGTTGCTGGTCGAATGGTTGCCGATATGTGCCGAGCTGCAGTAAAA TGCCGTCCCGAGGAGTCCTTGAAGCTTTTTGTACCACATTGCTGCAACGTCATAACTCACCTCACAGGCA ATGATGATGTATTACATGATGAAGAACTAGAtaaggagctgctctggaatcTTCAACTTTTATCAGAG ATCACACGAGTGGATGGCAAGAAGCTGCTACTGTACAGGGAGCAGTTTGGGAAGATACTGCAGCGCACCCTACACTTAACCTGTAAGCAGGGTTACATTCTGTCTTGTAACCTACTGCACCATCTTCTTCGTTCTGCTACACTTATCTACCCCACAGAGTACTGCAGTGTGCCAGGTGGCTTTGACAAGCCTCTTTCTGAATACTTTCCTATCAAG GACTGGGGTAAACCAGGTGACCTGTGGAACTTGGACATCCAGTGGCACGTTCCTTCATCAGAGGAAataaactttgctttttatttgctggATACGTTCCTGCAGCCTGAGCTCACCAGGCTGGAGCTTTATGCACTTGGAGAGCTGGAAATGTCCAG AGATGATGTGCAGCAGTGTCTTGCCATCGTGCACAACTGCCTGATTGGCTCTGGGAACATTCTGCCTCCTCTCAAAGGGGAAAGGGTGGCTCATCT ggTCCCAAGTCTGGTGTCTTTGGAAGAGACAAAGCTGTACACTGGTGTTGATTATG atttaTCCAGGGAGAATTACAGAGAAACAATTGCAAGGGTTACAAGAAAATTGCTGC ATTACATTCTTGATAATTCAGAAGATGATACCAAGTCTTTGTTTCTAATAATAAAG aTTATCAGTGATGTTTTGCAGTTCCAAGGGTCTCACAAGCATGAGTTTGATTCACGATGGAAAAGCTTCAATCTAGTGAAAAAATCAATGGAGAACAGG cttcaaggaaagaaacaacACATCAGAGCCTTGCTGATCGATAGAGTTATGCTGCAGCATGAG CTGAGAACTCTGACGATGGAAGGCTGTGAATACAAAACTTCCCACCAGGAGATGATCAGGGATCTTCTGTGTTTGTCCACGAGTTCCTATGggcag gtCAGAAGTAAAGCTCAGCAAGCATTCTTCACAGCTCTGGGAACCTACAATTTCTGTTGCAGAGATATCATTCCCTTAGTTCTGGAATTCCTGCGTCCTGACCGGCAAGATGTCACTCAGAAGCAATTTAAA GGTGCCTTATATTGTCTCCTTGGGAATCACAGCGGGGTGTGCTTGGCCAATCTGCACGACTGGGATTGTATAGCACAGACGTGGCCAGCAATTGTCTCTTCTGGGCTTAGCAAAGCCATGTCCTTGGAAAAACCATCCATAGTCAGACTCTTTGATGACCTAGCAGAGAAAATCCATCGGCAGTATGAGACCATTGGGCTGGATTTTGCA GTTCCAGAGAAATGCATGGAGGTGgctgttctgctgcagaagTCAGGACAGGAAAGTTCAGagttcccagctctgggatcagAGGAAATTCAGTTGGGAATTCAGCGACAGAAGGAGAAGAACGCTGAGGCTGTGAG gAACTATGAAAATTTGGTCAACATGCTGCTGGACTGTGTGGAACAGAGAAATCT gcCCTGGAAGTTTGAACACATAAGCATTGGCTTCCTGTCGCTGCTCCTGAGGGATGACAGGATCCTGCCCGCCCGTGCCATAAAATTCTTTGTGCAGTGTCTCAACCACGATGCCATTGTGGTTCGGAAG gTGGCCATCTCAGCTGTGGCTGGGATTCTTAAACAGCTTAAGAGAACACACAAGAAAGTGCCCATCTGCCCTTACGAAATAA GTGGGAGCCTGAAGCCTTCCAGCATCCAGGCTGGTGACAGAGCAGACAACCAGTGGCTGCACTACAACAGCCAGAGCCTACCAAAGACCAAGGAAGCCTGGGAATCCTGCTGTTTCGTGGAGAAAACACACTGGGGATATTACACCTGGCCCCA GACTATGACAGTTTATGCTCCAGTTGAGCAGCAACCAAAGCTTGGGCGAAGGAGAGATGAGCTGACAGAG GCAGAACAAATTATATATGATCACTTTTCTGATCCCAAGTTTGTTGAGCagttaataaaatttttgtctttagaagacagaaagggaaaggacaAATTTAATCCTCGCAGATTTTGCCTCTTCAAG GGCCTTTTCAGAAACTTTGATGATGCCTTTTTGCCAGTTCTTCAGCCCCACTTGGAGCAACTGGTCGCAGACTCTCACGAGAGCACCCAGAGGTGTTTAGCTGAAATCATTGCTGGCCTCATAAGAGGTTCTAAACACTGGACCTTTGAGAAG GTGGAAAAACTTTGGAAGCTTCTGTGTCCATTGCTTCGAACAGCTTTGTCCAACATCACAGTGGAAACATACAATGACTGGGGCACCTGCATTGCCACCTCCTGT gagagcagagatcCTAGGAAACTGCACTGGTTGTTTGAATTGCTGTTGGAATCTCCACTGAGTGGTGAAGGAGGATCATTTGTAGATGCCTG CCGGCTTTATGTGCTGCAAGGGGGCCTTGCCCAGCAGGAGTGGAgagtgccagagctgctgcacaggctGCTCAAGTACCTGGAGCCCAAACTCACCCAGGTCTACAAGAACGTCCGAGAGAGAATAGGAAG tGTGTTGACCTACATCTTCATGATAGATGTTTCCTTGCCAAACACTGCTGCAACTAAATCTCCTCGTGTCCATGAATTTACTACCCGGATACTTGAAAACCTCAAGCCGCTCAtggaagcagatgaagaaatcCAGAATCATGTTATGGAAGAGAACGGAGTCGGCGAGCAAGACGAGCGAACTCAGGGCATTAAACTCTTGAAAACAA TTTTGAAGTGGTTGATGGCGAGTGCAGGGCGATCTTTCTCTACAGCTGTCACAGAGCAACTCCAGCTGTTACCTTTGTTTTTCAAG ATTGCACCCGTGGAGAATGACAACAGCTATGATGAGCTCAAAAGAGATGCTAAGATGTGTTTGTCCTTGATGTCTCAGGGTTTGCTCTATCCTCAGCAAGTGCCTTTGGTACTTCAGGTGCTAAAACAA ACAGCAAGAAGCAATTCTTGGCATGCCCGATACACCATCTTAACCTACCTCCAAACCATGGTGTTCTACAatctcttcatcttcctcaaCAACAGTGAGGCAGTCAATGACATCAGGTGGCTGGTGATAAAACTCCTGGAAGATGAACAGCTCGAG gtgaggGAGATGGCTGCCACCACGCTCAGCGGGCTCCTGCAGTGCAACTTCCTCACCATGGACGGGCCCATGCAGACCCACTTCgagcagctctgcaaaatgAGGCTCCccaagaaaaggaagagggacCTGGCCTCAGTGGGGGACACAATTCCTTCAGGGG ACCTGGTGAAGCGCCACGCCGGCGTGCTGGGGCTCAGCGCCTGCATCCTGTCCAGTCCCTACGATGTGCCCACCTGGATGCCACAGCTCCTCATGGATCTCAGTGCCCACCTCAATGATCCCCAGCCTATTGAG ATGACTGTGAAGAAAACGCTGTCCAATTTCCGGAGGACCCACCACGACAACTGGCAGGAGCACAAGCAGCAGTTCACAGATGACCAGCTCCTGGTGCTCACTGACCTCCTGGTTTCACCCTGTTATTATGCATAG
- the PSME4 gene encoding proteasome activator complex subunit 4 isoform X1 — translation MARPPQKEIVYNKLLPYGERLEAEAARFLEHIKGNLARAVQLQELWPGGLFWTRKLSTYIRLYGRKFSREDHVLFIKLLYELVTIPKLEISMMQGFARLLINLLKKKELLSRDDLELPWRPLYEMLERILYSKTEHLGLNWFPNSVESVLKTLVKSCRPYFPEDATAEMLDEWRPLMCPFDVTMQKAITYFELFLPTTLPPELHHKGFKLWFDEFIGLWVSVQNLPQWEGHLVNLFARLATDNIGYIDWDPYVPKIFTRILRSLNLPVGSNQVVVPRFLTNAYDVGHAVMWITAMMGGPSKLVQKHLSGLFNGIASFYHPSNNGRWLNKLMKLLQRLPSGVVRRLHRERYKKATWLTPVPESHKLTDQDVTDFVQCIIQPVLLAMFSKTGSLEAAQALQNLALMRPELVIPPVLEKTYPALETLTEPHQLTATLSCVIGVARSLVSGGKWFPEGPTHMLPLLMRALPGVDPNDFSKCMITFQFIATFSTLVPLVDCSSVLQERDDLSEVERELCSASAEFEDFVLQFMDRCFGLIESSTLEQTREETETEKMTHLESLVELGLSSTFSTILTQCSKDIFKVALEKVFNFAVSNIFETRVAGRMVADMCRAAVKCRPEESLKLFVPHCCNVITHLTGNRSSSCVIPKPKSVRLQDHNSLKMWQLEMSPGIPQFQDGTLAKSDFQLDTRVQYDDVLHDEELDKELLWNLQLLSEITRVDGKKLLLYREQFGKILQRTLHLTCKQGYILSCNLLHHLLRSATLIYPTEYCSVPGGFDKPLSEYFPIKDWGKPGDLWNLDIQWHVPSSEEINFAFYLLDTFLQPELTRLELYALGELEMSRDDVQQCLAIVHNCLIGSGNILPPLKGERVAHLVPSLVSLEETKLYTGVDYDLSRENYRETIARVTRKLLHYILDNSEDDTKSLFLIIKIISDVLQFQGSHKHEFDSRWKSFNLVKKSMENRLQGKKQHIRALLIDRVMLQHELRTLTMEGCEYKTSHQEMIRDLLCLSTSSYGQVRSKAQQAFFTALGTYNFCCRDIIPLVLEFLRPDRQDVTQKQFKGALYCLLGNHSGVCLANLHDWDCIAQTWPAIVSSGLSKAMSLEKPSIVRLFDDLAEKIHRQYETIGLDFAVPEKCMEVAVLLQKSGQESSEFPALGSEEIQLGIQRQKEKNAEAVRNYENLVNMLLDCVEQRNLPWKFEHISIGFLSLLLRDDRILPARAIKFFVQCLNHDAIVVRKVAISAVAGILKQLKRTHKKVPICPYEISGSLKPSSIQAGDRADNQWLHYNSQSLPKTKEAWESCCFVEKTHWGYYTWPQTMTVYAPVEQQPKLGRRRDELTEAEQIIYDHFSDPKFVEQLIKFLSLEDRKGKDKFNPRRFCLFKGLFRNFDDAFLPVLQPHLEQLVADSHESTQRCLAEIIAGLIRGSKHWTFEKVEKLWKLLCPLLRTALSNITVETYNDWGTCIATSCESRDPRKLHWLFELLLESPLSGEGGSFVDACRLYVLQGGLAQQEWRVPELLHRLLKYLEPKLTQVYKNVRERIGSVLTYIFMIDVSLPNTAATKSPRVHEFTTRILENLKPLMEADEEIQNHVMEENGVGEQDERTQGIKLLKTILKWLMASAGRSFSTAVTEQLQLLPLFFKIAPVENDNSYDELKRDAKMCLSLMSQGLLYPQQVPLVLQVLKQTARSNSWHARYTILTYLQTMVFYNLFIFLNNSEAVNDIRWLVIKLLEDEQLEVREMAATTLSGLLQCNFLTMDGPMQTHFEQLCKMRLPKKRKRDLASVGDTIPSGDLVKRHAGVLGLSACILSSPYDVPTWMPQLLMDLSAHLNDPQPIEMTVKKTLSNFRRTHHDNWQEHKQQFTDDQLLVLTDLLVSPCYYA, via the exons GTATTTCCCAGAAGATGCCACTGCAGAAATGCTGGATGAGTGGAGGCCTTTGATGTGTCCCTTTGATGTGACCATGCAGAAGGCCATTACCTACTTTGAGCTCTTCCTGCCCACCACCCTGCCCCCTGAACTTCACCACAAGGGTTTCAA gcTTTGGTTTGATGAATTTATAGGCCTTTGGGTGTCGGTTCAAAATCTTCCCCAGTGGGAAGGA caTCTAGTCAATCTATTTGCTCGCTTGGCCACTGACAACATTGGGTACATAGACTGGGATCCATATGTACCAAAG ATTTTTACTAGGATTTTGAGGAGTTTAAATCTGCCAGTGGGAAGCAACCAAGTTGTTGTTCCAAGATTCTTAACAAATGCTTACGATGTAGGACATGCAGTCATGTGGATCACAGCCATGATG GGTGGCCCAAGTAAGCTGGTGCAGAAGCACTTGTCTGGCTTGTTCAATGGCATTGCCTCCTTTTACCATCCCTCAAATAACGGGCGCTGGCTG AACAAACTGATGAAGCTGCTCCAGAGGTTGCCCAGTGGTGTGGTGAGGAGGCTGCACCGCGAGCGCTACAAGAAGGCGACCTGGTTAACTCCTGTCCCTGAGAGCCACAAGCTCACGGACCAGGACGTGACAGACTTCGTGCAATGCATCATCCAGCCTGTTCTCCTGGCAATGTTCAGCAAAACTGGAAGCCTGGAGGCTGCCCAAGCCCTGCAGAACCTTGCACTGATGCGTCCTGAATTAGTAATTCCACCTGTACTTGAGAA AACATATCCTGCACTTGAGACCCTGACAGAGCCTCATCAGCTGACAGCCACCCTGAGCTGTGTCATTGGGGTGGCTCGGAGCCTGGTGTCCGGGGGAAAGTGGTTTCCTGAGGGTCCCACACACATGCTACCTCTGCTGATGAGAGCCTTGCCTGGGGTGGACCCCAATGACTTCAGCAAGTGTATG ATTACATTCCAGTTCATTGCAACATTTTCTACTCTGGTGCCTTTAGTAGATTGTTCATCTGTATTGCAAGAAAGAGATGATCTTTCAGAG GTGGAGAGAGAATTGTGCTCTGCATCTGCTGAATTTGAGGATTTTGTGCTGCAGTTTATGGATAG ATGTTTTGGACTTATAGAGAGCAGCACATTAGAACAAACCAGAGAGGAgactgaaacagagaaaatgactCATTTGGAGAGTCTGGTGGAACTGGGTCTCTCTTCTACTTTCAGTACAATCCTTACCCAGTGTTCAAAGGATATCTTTAAG GTTGCCTTGGAGAAGGTTTTTAACTTTGCtgtttcaaatatatttgaGACAAGAGTTGCTGGTCGAATGGTTGCCGATATGTGCCGAGCTGCAGTAAAA TGCCGTCCCGAGGAGTCCTTGAAGCTTTTTGTACCACATTGCTGCAACGTCATAACTCACCTCACAGGCA ACCGAAGCAGCAGTTGTGTAATTCCAAAGCCAAAATCTGTCAGGCTTCAAGACCACAATTCCTTAAAAATGTGGCAGTTGGAAATGTCTCCAGGCATTCCTCAATTTCAGGATGGTACATTGGCTAAAAGTGACTTCCAGCTGGACACACGAGTGCAGT ATGATGATGTATTACATGATGAAGAACTAGAtaaggagctgctctggaatcTTCAACTTTTATCAGAG ATCACACGAGTGGATGGCAAGAAGCTGCTACTGTACAGGGAGCAGTTTGGGAAGATACTGCAGCGCACCCTACACTTAACCTGTAAGCAGGGTTACATTCTGTCTTGTAACCTACTGCACCATCTTCTTCGTTCTGCTACACTTATCTACCCCACAGAGTACTGCAGTGTGCCAGGTGGCTTTGACAAGCCTCTTTCTGAATACTTTCCTATCAAG GACTGGGGTAAACCAGGTGACCTGTGGAACTTGGACATCCAGTGGCACGTTCCTTCATCAGAGGAAataaactttgctttttatttgctggATACGTTCCTGCAGCCTGAGCTCACCAGGCTGGAGCTTTATGCACTTGGAGAGCTGGAAATGTCCAG AGATGATGTGCAGCAGTGTCTTGCCATCGTGCACAACTGCCTGATTGGCTCTGGGAACATTCTGCCTCCTCTCAAAGGGGAAAGGGTGGCTCATCT ggTCCCAAGTCTGGTGTCTTTGGAAGAGACAAAGCTGTACACTGGTGTTGATTATG atttaTCCAGGGAGAATTACAGAGAAACAATTGCAAGGGTTACAAGAAAATTGCTGC ATTACATTCTTGATAATTCAGAAGATGATACCAAGTCTTTGTTTCTAATAATAAAG aTTATCAGTGATGTTTTGCAGTTCCAAGGGTCTCACAAGCATGAGTTTGATTCACGATGGAAAAGCTTCAATCTAGTGAAAAAATCAATGGAGAACAGG cttcaaggaaagaaacaacACATCAGAGCCTTGCTGATCGATAGAGTTATGCTGCAGCATGAG CTGAGAACTCTGACGATGGAAGGCTGTGAATACAAAACTTCCCACCAGGAGATGATCAGGGATCTTCTGTGTTTGTCCACGAGTTCCTATGggcag gtCAGAAGTAAAGCTCAGCAAGCATTCTTCACAGCTCTGGGAACCTACAATTTCTGTTGCAGAGATATCATTCCCTTAGTTCTGGAATTCCTGCGTCCTGACCGGCAAGATGTCACTCAGAAGCAATTTAAA GGTGCCTTATATTGTCTCCTTGGGAATCACAGCGGGGTGTGCTTGGCCAATCTGCACGACTGGGATTGTATAGCACAGACGTGGCCAGCAATTGTCTCTTCTGGGCTTAGCAAAGCCATGTCCTTGGAAAAACCATCCATAGTCAGACTCTTTGATGACCTAGCAGAGAAAATCCATCGGCAGTATGAGACCATTGGGCTGGATTTTGCA GTTCCAGAGAAATGCATGGAGGTGgctgttctgctgcagaagTCAGGACAGGAAAGTTCAGagttcccagctctgggatcagAGGAAATTCAGTTGGGAATTCAGCGACAGAAGGAGAAGAACGCTGAGGCTGTGAG gAACTATGAAAATTTGGTCAACATGCTGCTGGACTGTGTGGAACAGAGAAATCT gcCCTGGAAGTTTGAACACATAAGCATTGGCTTCCTGTCGCTGCTCCTGAGGGATGACAGGATCCTGCCCGCCCGTGCCATAAAATTCTTTGTGCAGTGTCTCAACCACGATGCCATTGTGGTTCGGAAG gTGGCCATCTCAGCTGTGGCTGGGATTCTTAAACAGCTTAAGAGAACACACAAGAAAGTGCCCATCTGCCCTTACGAAATAA GTGGGAGCCTGAAGCCTTCCAGCATCCAGGCTGGTGACAGAGCAGACAACCAGTGGCTGCACTACAACAGCCAGAGCCTACCAAAGACCAAGGAAGCCTGGGAATCCTGCTGTTTCGTGGAGAAAACACACTGGGGATATTACACCTGGCCCCA GACTATGACAGTTTATGCTCCAGTTGAGCAGCAACCAAAGCTTGGGCGAAGGAGAGATGAGCTGACAGAG GCAGAACAAATTATATATGATCACTTTTCTGATCCCAAGTTTGTTGAGCagttaataaaatttttgtctttagaagacagaaagggaaaggacaAATTTAATCCTCGCAGATTTTGCCTCTTCAAG GGCCTTTTCAGAAACTTTGATGATGCCTTTTTGCCAGTTCTTCAGCCCCACTTGGAGCAACTGGTCGCAGACTCTCACGAGAGCACCCAGAGGTGTTTAGCTGAAATCATTGCTGGCCTCATAAGAGGTTCTAAACACTGGACCTTTGAGAAG GTGGAAAAACTTTGGAAGCTTCTGTGTCCATTGCTTCGAACAGCTTTGTCCAACATCACAGTGGAAACATACAATGACTGGGGCACCTGCATTGCCACCTCCTGT gagagcagagatcCTAGGAAACTGCACTGGTTGTTTGAATTGCTGTTGGAATCTCCACTGAGTGGTGAAGGAGGATCATTTGTAGATGCCTG CCGGCTTTATGTGCTGCAAGGGGGCCTTGCCCAGCAGGAGTGGAgagtgccagagctgctgcacaggctGCTCAAGTACCTGGAGCCCAAACTCACCCAGGTCTACAAGAACGTCCGAGAGAGAATAGGAAG tGTGTTGACCTACATCTTCATGATAGATGTTTCCTTGCCAAACACTGCTGCAACTAAATCTCCTCGTGTCCATGAATTTACTACCCGGATACTTGAAAACCTCAAGCCGCTCAtggaagcagatgaagaaatcCAGAATCATGTTATGGAAGAGAACGGAGTCGGCGAGCAAGACGAGCGAACTCAGGGCATTAAACTCTTGAAAACAA TTTTGAAGTGGTTGATGGCGAGTGCAGGGCGATCTTTCTCTACAGCTGTCACAGAGCAACTCCAGCTGTTACCTTTGTTTTTCAAG ATTGCACCCGTGGAGAATGACAACAGCTATGATGAGCTCAAAAGAGATGCTAAGATGTGTTTGTCCTTGATGTCTCAGGGTTTGCTCTATCCTCAGCAAGTGCCTTTGGTACTTCAGGTGCTAAAACAA ACAGCAAGAAGCAATTCTTGGCATGCCCGATACACCATCTTAACCTACCTCCAAACCATGGTGTTCTACAatctcttcatcttcctcaaCAACAGTGAGGCAGTCAATGACATCAGGTGGCTGGTGATAAAACTCCTGGAAGATGAACAGCTCGAG gtgaggGAGATGGCTGCCACCACGCTCAGCGGGCTCCTGCAGTGCAACTTCCTCACCATGGACGGGCCCATGCAGACCCACTTCgagcagctctgcaaaatgAGGCTCCccaagaaaaggaagagggacCTGGCCTCAGTGGGGGACACAATTCCTTCAGGGG ACCTGGTGAAGCGCCACGCCGGCGTGCTGGGGCTCAGCGCCTGCATCCTGTCCAGTCCCTACGATGTGCCCACCTGGATGCCACAGCTCCTCATGGATCTCAGTGCCCACCTCAATGATCCCCAGCCTATTGAG ATGACTGTGAAGAAAACGCTGTCCAATTTCCGGAGGACCCACCACGACAACTGGCAGGAGCACAAGCAGCAGTTCACAGATGACCAGCTCCTGGTGCTCACTGACCTCCTGGTTTCACCCTGTTATTATGCATAG